One region of Prosthecobacter dejongeii genomic DNA includes:
- a CDS encoding sulfatase — protein sequence MKHFLLILLSSGLFGGSIYAQPDRPNFILILADDLGWADLGCYGNNYNETPNIDRLAKEGMRFTQFYAGPVCSPTRANLQSGQDQARFGITQHIPGHRRPFAKLTDPVVASHLPLAVETYAERLRSVGYTTGYFGKWHLGKAGYGPQDQGWQTVVECQGHTQPPQITGTSQPQRTADFLTSRAEAFIRDHRERPFVLQLSHYAVHIPLSTTPELLQKYQVKKPTTGYPCNPMYAGLLEELDQSVGRIVQAVDQAGLAEKTLILFLSDNGGIEHEQSGRVVTSNRPLRGEKGTLYEGGIRIPALARWPGRIPVGSECLTPATTMDIHPTLIELGKVQSLNSQPQDGVSLAAVLRDSQAILARDTFYWHLPHYHHSSPASAIRQGDWKLIEFYETETTQLYRLDTDPAEAKDLSASEPTKTAKLRSDLAEWRKKVGAQMPTQNPQYDPAKATQLAKGKKEADN from the coding sequence ATGAAACATTTTCTCCTCATTCTGCTCAGCTCGGGGCTGTTTGGTGGGTCGATCTATGCTCAGCCGGATCGCCCTAACTTTATCCTTATTCTCGCGGATGATCTGGGCTGGGCAGATCTGGGTTGTTATGGGAACAATTACAACGAAACGCCGAACATTGACCGCTTAGCGAAAGAGGGCATGCGGTTTACCCAGTTTTATGCTGGTCCTGTCTGTTCGCCGACTCGGGCCAATTTACAAAGTGGCCAAGATCAGGCTCGTTTTGGCATCACCCAGCACATTCCAGGACATCGGCGTCCGTTTGCTAAATTGACGGATCCTGTCGTTGCGTCACACTTGCCCCTGGCGGTCGAGACCTATGCAGAGCGTCTCCGTAGCGTTGGTTATACCACGGGATACTTTGGTAAGTGGCATTTAGGCAAGGCTGGGTATGGACCTCAGGATCAGGGGTGGCAAACTGTCGTGGAATGTCAGGGGCACACCCAACCACCTCAGATCACCGGCACCTCGCAGCCGCAGCGAACGGCCGATTTTTTGACGAGTAGAGCTGAGGCCTTTATTCGTGACCATCGTGAGCGCCCCTTCGTTTTGCAGTTATCTCACTACGCTGTTCATATCCCTCTCTCCACCACACCAGAGTTACTGCAGAAGTATCAGGTCAAAAAACCAACAACTGGTTATCCCTGCAATCCAATGTATGCGGGGCTACTGGAGGAATTGGATCAAAGTGTGGGGCGTATCGTTCAGGCTGTGGATCAGGCGGGATTGGCTGAAAAGACACTCATCCTTTTTCTGTCTGACAATGGGGGGATCGAGCATGAACAAAGCGGACGAGTCGTGACATCCAATCGACCGTTGCGAGGAGAGAAGGGGACTCTATATGAAGGAGGCATTCGCATACCCGCCCTAGCTCGCTGGCCAGGCCGTATTCCAGTAGGCAGTGAATGCCTGACACCTGCCACTACCATGGATATCCACCCGACATTGATTGAGCTAGGAAAAGTTCAGTCATTGAACTCACAACCTCAAGATGGCGTGAGTCTAGCCGCTGTCCTGCGTGATTCGCAGGCAATCCTCGCACGTGATACCTTTTACTGGCATCTCCCACATTATCATCATAGCAGCCCTGCCAGTGCGATTCGTCAAGGAGACTGGAAGCTCATCGAATTTTACGAAACGGAGACGACTCAACTCTATCGTTTAGACACGGATCCAGCCGAAGCGAAAGACCTGAGTGCAAGTGAACCTACCAAGACTGCCAAGCTGCGTTCTGACCTAGCTGAATGGAGAAAAAAAGTGGGAGCGCAGATGCCGACTCAAAACCCTCAGTATGATCCAGCAAAGGCGACTCAACTAGCCAAGGGCAAGAAGGAGGCGGATAATTGA
- a CDS encoding prolyl oligopeptidase family serine peptidase — translation MFRLLFVFILPAFFLQAASVDEALLAAKKWDNQLFRNQVKAVWLDENTFWYRLQTGAKSSEYVRIDARTGERRTAATLQGIGLPEFETLKTSQSQEKIHPSGNGLETKIVFSNRLSKPVRMTWIDARGKHHSYKALPPGETFRQNTFVDHVWLVSDLDGRQIAVVSAKIVPLEVEIDAIPSAAHEGVTSNLKAGEILAPNGQWSAWVENGQLMLKDQRVNKTMQIKRNFEPALPFQGGITWAPDSSCFVVSCAADVTKRHITLIESSPPDQVEPKRKEITYSKAGDDLFKPMPVIVRLTPEGHACKAVQTELFSNPFIQTDHFDIRWAPDSREFYFDYNQRGHQLYRIIGVDAFSANARTVVEESSKTFVDHTQKTWRQWLDKSHELLWMSERDGWCHLWLYDSQLGQVKQQVTRGEWVVRKVLEVNEATQQVWFMASGLRKEEDPYHQHLYRIHLDGTGFKQLTEGDGQHEIEWSPNKRYFIDTWSRVDLPQVIELRRSEDGSRVCLLEKATAQTLLATGWQMPERFVAKGRDGHTDIHGIIIKPSFFDPTKKYPVVEQIYAGPHSAFVPKTFGVLSKQHRIAELGFIVVQADGLGTNHRGKKFHEVCWKNLKDAGFPDRIAWIKMAGASRPWMDLTRVGIYGGSAGGQSAMRALLDHHDFYHVAMADCGCHDNRMDKIWWNEQWMGWPLDESYKRSSNVEDAAKLQGKLLLVVGELDDNVDPSSTLQVVHALQKAGKSFEFMPIIGAGHGAAETPFGSRLLMDFLVKHLHP, via the coding sequence ATGTTCCGCCTTCTCTTTGTTTTTATTCTTCCCGCCTTCTTCCTTCAGGCTGCTAGTGTGGATGAAGCGTTGCTCGCTGCAAAGAAATGGGATAACCAATTATTTCGAAATCAAGTCAAGGCGGTCTGGTTGGATGAAAATACTTTCTGGTATAGGCTTCAAACTGGCGCCAAAAGTAGTGAGTATGTCCGCATAGATGCAAGGACCGGCGAGCGTAGAACGGCAGCCACACTTCAAGGCATCGGTTTGCCTGAATTTGAAACACTTAAAACCTCTCAAAGTCAGGAAAAAATCCATCCATCAGGGAATGGCCTTGAGACAAAAATCGTCTTTTCCAATCGCCTCTCAAAGCCTGTTCGGATGACCTGGATTGATGCCCGTGGAAAGCATCACTCCTACAAAGCATTGCCTCCGGGGGAAACTTTCCGTCAAAATACTTTTGTGGATCACGTCTGGTTAGTGAGTGACCTTGATGGTCGGCAGATCGCAGTTGTCAGTGCCAAAATAGTGCCTCTAGAAGTGGAGATTGATGCCATTCCATCAGCCGCTCATGAAGGTGTGACCTCCAATTTGAAAGCAGGCGAGATACTAGCTCCGAATGGCCAGTGGTCGGCATGGGTGGAAAATGGGCAGCTCATGCTGAAGGACCAGCGTGTGAATAAGACCATGCAAATAAAGAGAAATTTTGAGCCAGCGCTTCCTTTTCAGGGGGGCATTACCTGGGCTCCAGATTCCTCTTGTTTCGTTGTCTCGTGTGCAGCGGATGTGACGAAGCGTCACATCACTCTGATTGAATCCTCGCCCCCAGATCAGGTAGAACCCAAACGAAAGGAAATCACTTATTCCAAGGCGGGAGATGACTTATTTAAACCCATGCCTGTCATTGTTAGACTGACCCCAGAGGGGCATGCATGCAAGGCTGTCCAAACGGAGTTGTTTTCGAATCCTTTTATTCAGACTGATCATTTCGACATCCGTTGGGCTCCCGACAGCCGTGAATTTTATTTCGACTACAACCAGCGTGGACACCAGCTTTACAGAATCATCGGGGTAGATGCATTCTCAGCAAATGCTCGAACCGTGGTGGAGGAAAGTAGTAAAACTTTCGTGGATCATACCCAGAAAACTTGGCGCCAGTGGTTGGATAAAAGCCATGAACTGCTTTGGATGAGTGAGCGGGATGGGTGGTGTCACCTCTGGTTGTATGACAGTCAACTTGGCCAAGTGAAGCAACAGGTCACTCGGGGGGAATGGGTGGTAAGAAAGGTTCTGGAGGTGAATGAGGCGACCCAGCAGGTATGGTTCATGGCTTCGGGTTTGAGAAAGGAAGAGGATCCCTACCACCAGCACCTCTACCGCATCCATTTGGATGGCACAGGATTCAAGCAGTTGACGGAAGGAGATGGTCAGCATGAGATTGAGTGGTCGCCTAACAAGAGGTATTTTATTGATACATGGTCGCGCGTCGATTTGCCTCAAGTGATCGAGCTTCGGCGGAGCGAGGATGGGAGCCGAGTTTGTCTTTTAGAAAAGGCTACCGCTCAGACATTGCTGGCTACCGGTTGGCAGATGCCGGAGCGTTTTGTCGCCAAAGGGCGGGATGGTCACACCGATATACATGGCATCATCATCAAGCCTTCATTTTTTGACCCCACAAAAAAGTATCCTGTAGTGGAGCAAATCTACGCTGGCCCTCACAGCGCTTTTGTGCCCAAAACGTTTGGAGTGCTCTCCAAACAACATCGGATCGCGGAACTTGGATTCATCGTCGTGCAAGCCGATGGCTTGGGGACCAATCATCGAGGGAAAAAATTTCATGAAGTCTGTTGGAAAAATCTGAAGGACGCAGGTTTTCCGGACCGCATTGCCTGGATTAAAATGGCTGGTGCTTCCAGGCCCTGGATGGATCTCACTCGCGTGGGTATTTACGGCGGTAGTGCAGGAGGACAGAGTGCCATGCGGGCATTGTTAGACCATCATGACTTCTATCATGTGGCCATGGCAGACTGTGGATGTCATGACAATCGCATGGATAAAATCTGGTGGAATGAGCAATGGATGGGCTGGCCGCTGGATGAAAGCTACAAACGTAGTTCCAATGTCGAAGATGCCGCTAAGCTTCAGGGAAAGCTGCTTTTGGTAGTAGGAGAGTTAGATGACAATGTGGATCCTTCCAGCACTCTCCAGGTGGTTCATGCTTTGCAGAAAGCTGGAAAATCCTTCGAGTTTATGCCGATCATAGGGGCAGGTCATGGAGCTGCGGAGACACCCTTTGGATCGCGCTTACTGATGGATTTTTTGGTCAAACATCTTCATCCTTGA